From a region of the Canis lupus dingo isolate Sandy chromosome 5, ASM325472v2, whole genome shotgun sequence genome:
- the PLD2 gene encoding phospholipase D2 isoform X1, giving the protein MAATPDSLFPSGGDLDSSQLQMEPDEVDTLREGEDPADRMHPFLAIYDLQPLKMHPLVFAPGVPVTAQVVGTERYTSGSKVGTCTLYSVRLTHGAFTWTTKKKFRHFQELHRDLLRHKVLMTLLPLARFGVAHPPAREAAADREIPSLPRVGPEGSTRHASSKQKYLENYLNRLLTMSFYRNYHAMTEFLEVSRLSFIPDLGSKGLEGVIRKRSGGHRVPGLTCCGRDQVCYRWSKRWLVVKDSFLLYMCLETGSISFVQLFDPGFEVQVGKRSTEARYGVRIDTSHRSLILKCGSYRQARWWGQEITELAQGPGRDFIQLHRHDSYAPPRPATLARWFVNGAGYFAAVADAILQAQEEIFITDWWLSPEIYLKRPAHSDDWRLDIMLKKKAEEGVRVSVLLFKEVELALGINSGYSKRALMLLHPNIKVMRHPDQVTLWAHHEKLLVVDQVVAFLGGLDLAYGRWDDLHYRLTDLGDPSEPAATQPPTLGLDCPGTPDLSQNRFFWLGKDYSNLIVKDWVQLDRPFEDFIDRETTPRMPWRDVGVAVHGLPARDLARHFIQRWNFTKTTKAKYKIPMYPYLLPKSTSTADQLPFTLPGGQCATVQVLRSVDRWSAGTLESSILNAYLHTIRESQHFLYIENQFFISCSDGRTVLNKVGDEIVDRILKAHKLGQCFRVYVLLPLLPGFEGDITTGGGNSIQAILHFTYRTLCRGEYSILHRLKAAMGTAWRDYMSICGLRTHGELGGHPVSELIYIHSKMLIADDRTVIIGSANINDRSLLGKRDSELAVLIEDTEMEPSLMDGAEYQAGRFALSLRKHCFSVILGADARPDLDLRDPVCDDFFQLWQDTAESNANIYEQIFRCLPSNATRSLRALREYVAVESLATVSPPLATSELTQVQGHLVHFPLKFLEDESLLPPLGSKEGVMPLEVWT; this is encoded by the exons ATGGCAGCCACCCCCGACAGCCTCTTCCCCTCCGGGGGCGACCTGGACTCCAGCCAGTTGCAAATGGAGCCGGATGAAGTGGACACGCTGCGAGAGGGCGAGGACCCCG CTGACCGGATGCACCCTTTTCTGGCCATCTATGACCTGCAGCCTCTGAAAATGCACCCGCTGGTGTTCGCCCCTGGGGTCCCCGTCACGGCCCAGGTGGTCGGCACTGAAAGATACACCAGCGGATCCAAG GTGGGAACCTGCACTCTGTATTCTGTCCGCCTGACTCATGGAGCCTTTACCTGGACCACCAAAAAGAAGTTCCGTCATTTCCAGGAGCTGCATCGGGACCTTCTGAGACACAAAGTCTTGATGACGCTGCTCCCTCTGGCGCG CTTTGGCGTGGCCCATCCTCCTGCCCGGGAGGCAGCAGCCGACCGAGAGATACCCTCTCTGCCACGAGTAGGTCCTGAGGGCTCCACCAGACATGCGTCCAGCAAACAG AAATACCTGGAGAATTATCTCAACCGCCTCCTGACCATGTCTTTCTACCGCAACTACCATGCCATG ACAGAATTCCTAGAAGTCAGTCGGCTGTCCTTTATCCCAGACCTTGGCTCCAAGGGACT GGAGGGAGTGATCCGGAAGCGCTCAGGTGGCCACCGAGTTCCTGGCCTCACGTGCTGTGGCCGAGACCAAGTTTGTTATCGCTGGTCCAAGAG GTGGCTGGTGGTGAAGGACTCCTTTCTGCTGTATATGTGCCTCGAGACGGGCAGCATCTCCTTTGTTCAGCTCTTCGACCCCGGCtttgaggtccaggtggggaaaaggAGCACAGAGGCGCGCTACGGGGTCAGAATTGACACCTCCCACAG gtctctGATTCTCAAGTGCGGCAGCTACCGGCAGGCCCGGTGGTGGGGCCAGGAGATCACGGAGTTGGCCCAGGGCCCGGGCAGAGACTTCATACAGCTGCACCGGCATGACAGCTATGCCCCACCCCGGCCTGCGACCTTGGCCCGGTG GTTTGTGAATGGGGCAGGTTACTTTGCTGCTGTGGCAGATGCCATCTTGCAAGCTCAAGAGGAGATTTTCATCACAGATTGGTG GTTGAGTCCTGAGATTTACCTGAAGCGTCCTGCCCATTCTGATGACTGGAGACTGGACATTATGCTCAAGAAGAAGGCG GAGGAGGGTGTCCGTGTGTCCGTCCTGCTGTTTAAGGAAGTGGAACTGGCCTTGGGCATTAACAGTGGCTATAGCAAGAGGGCTCTGATGCTGCTCCACCCTAACATAAAG GTAATGCGCCACCCGGACCAGGTGACACTGTGGGCCCATCATGAAAAGCTCCTGGTCGTGGACCAAGTAGTGGCCTTCTTGGGGGGGCTGGACCTCGCCTACGGCCGCTGGGATGACCTACACTACCGACTCACTGACCTCGGGGACCCCTCTGAACCTGCTGCCACACAG CCTCCCACCCTGGGCTTGGACTGTCCTGGCACCCCAGACCTCTCGCAAAACCGATTCTTCTGGCTGGGCAAAGACTACAGCAATCTTATCGTTAAAGACTGGGTGCAACTGGATCGGCCTTTTGAGG ATTTCATTGACAGGGAGACTACCCCCCGGATGCCATGGCGGGACGTTGGGGTGGCTGTCCATGGTCTGCCTGCCCGGGACCTGGCCCGGCACTTCATCCAGCGCTGGAACTTCACCAAg ACTACCAAGGCCAAGTACAAGATACCCATGTATCCCTACCTGCTGCCCAAATCCACCAGCACTGCAGACCAGCTCCCCTTCACGCTCCCAGGGGGGCAGTGCGCCACCGTGCAG GTCTTGCGGTCAGTGGACCGCTGGTCAGCGGGGACTTTGGAGAGTTCTATCCTCAATGCCTACCTACACACCATCAGGGAGAGCCAGCACTTTCTGTACATCGAG AATCAGTTCTTCATCAGCTGCTCCGATGGGCGGACAGTTCTGAACAAAGTGGGCGATGAGATTGTGGACAGAATCCTGAAGGCCCACAA ACTGGGGCAGTGCTTTCGTGTCTACGTGCTTCTGCCGCTGCTGCCGGGGTTTGAAGGTGACATCACTACAGGTGGTGGGAACTCCATCCAGGCCATTCTGCACTTCACTTACAG GACCCTATGCCGTGGGGAATATTCGATCCTCCATCGCCTCAAAGCAGCCA TGGGGACAGCGTGGCGGGACTACATGTCCATCTGTGGGCTTCGCACACATGGAGAGCTGGGCGGGCACCCAGTCTCGGAGCTTATCTACATCCACAGCAAGATGCTCATCGCGGATGACCGGACCGTCATCATTG GCTCTGCCAACATCAATGATCGGAGCTTGCTGGGGAAGCGGGACAGTGAACTGGCCGTGCTGATCGAGGACACGGAGATGGAGCCTTCTCTCATGGACGGTGCAGAATATCAGGCCGGCAGGTTTGCCTTGAGCTTGCGGAAGCATTGCTTCAG TGTGATTCTGGGGGCAGATGCCCGGCCAGACCTGGATCTACGAGACCCTGTGTGTGATGACTTCTTCCAGCTGTGGCAAGACACAGCTGAGAGCAATGCCAACATCTATGAGCag ATCTTCCGCTGCCTGCCATCCAATGCCACCCGCTCCCTGAGGGCACTCCGCGAGTATGTGGCCGTGGAGTCCCTGGCCACGGTCAGCCCACCTCTGGCCACGTCAGAGCTCACCCAGGTCCAGGGCCACCTGGTGCACTTTCCCCTCAAGTTCCTGGAGGATGAGTCTTTGCTGCCCCCACTGGGGAGCAAGGAAGGTGTGATGCCCCTGGAAGTGTGGACATAG
- the PLD2 gene encoding phospholipase D2 isoform X2: MAATPDSLFPSGGDLDSSQLQMEPDEVDTLREGEDPADRMHPFLAIYDLQPLKMHPLVFAPGVPVTAQVVGTERYTSGSKVGTCTLYSVRLTHGAFTWTTKKKFRHFQELHRDLLRHKVLMTLLPLARFGVAHPPAREAAADREIPSLPRVGPEGSTRHASSKQKYLENYLNRLLTMSFYRNYHAMTEFLEVSRLSFIPDLGSKGLEGVIRKRSGGHRVPGLTCCGRDQVCYRWSKRWLVVKDSFLLYMCLETGSISFVQLFDPGFEVQVGKRSTEARYGVRIDTSHRSLILKCGSYRQARWWGQEITELAQGPGRDFIQLHRHDSYAPPRPATLARWFVNGAGYFAAVADAILQAQEEIFITDWWLSPEIYLKRPAHSDDWRLDIMLKKKAEEGVRVSVLLFKEVELALGINSGYSKRALMLLHPNIKVMRHPDQVTLWAHHEKLLVVDQVVAFLGGLDLAYGRWDDLHYRLTDLGDPSEPAATQPPTLGLDCPGTPDLSQNRFFWLGKDYSNLIVKDWVQLDRPFEDFIDRETTPRMPWRDVGVAVHGLPARDLARHFIQRWNFTKVLRSVDRWSAGTLESSILNAYLHTIRESQHFLYIENQFFISCSDGRTVLNKVGDEIVDRILKAHKLGQCFRVYVLLPLLPGFEGDITTGGGNSIQAILHFTYRTLCRGEYSILHRLKAAMGTAWRDYMSICGLRTHGELGGHPVSELIYIHSKMLIADDRTVIIGSANINDRSLLGKRDSELAVLIEDTEMEPSLMDGAEYQAGRFALSLRKHCFSVILGADARPDLDLRDPVCDDFFQLWQDTAESNANIYEQIFRCLPSNATRSLRALREYVAVESLATVSPPLATSELTQVQGHLVHFPLKFLEDESLLPPLGSKEGVMPLEVWT, from the exons ATGGCAGCCACCCCCGACAGCCTCTTCCCCTCCGGGGGCGACCTGGACTCCAGCCAGTTGCAAATGGAGCCGGATGAAGTGGACACGCTGCGAGAGGGCGAGGACCCCG CTGACCGGATGCACCCTTTTCTGGCCATCTATGACCTGCAGCCTCTGAAAATGCACCCGCTGGTGTTCGCCCCTGGGGTCCCCGTCACGGCCCAGGTGGTCGGCACTGAAAGATACACCAGCGGATCCAAG GTGGGAACCTGCACTCTGTATTCTGTCCGCCTGACTCATGGAGCCTTTACCTGGACCACCAAAAAGAAGTTCCGTCATTTCCAGGAGCTGCATCGGGACCTTCTGAGACACAAAGTCTTGATGACGCTGCTCCCTCTGGCGCG CTTTGGCGTGGCCCATCCTCCTGCCCGGGAGGCAGCAGCCGACCGAGAGATACCCTCTCTGCCACGAGTAGGTCCTGAGGGCTCCACCAGACATGCGTCCAGCAAACAG AAATACCTGGAGAATTATCTCAACCGCCTCCTGACCATGTCTTTCTACCGCAACTACCATGCCATG ACAGAATTCCTAGAAGTCAGTCGGCTGTCCTTTATCCCAGACCTTGGCTCCAAGGGACT GGAGGGAGTGATCCGGAAGCGCTCAGGTGGCCACCGAGTTCCTGGCCTCACGTGCTGTGGCCGAGACCAAGTTTGTTATCGCTGGTCCAAGAG GTGGCTGGTGGTGAAGGACTCCTTTCTGCTGTATATGTGCCTCGAGACGGGCAGCATCTCCTTTGTTCAGCTCTTCGACCCCGGCtttgaggtccaggtggggaaaaggAGCACAGAGGCGCGCTACGGGGTCAGAATTGACACCTCCCACAG gtctctGATTCTCAAGTGCGGCAGCTACCGGCAGGCCCGGTGGTGGGGCCAGGAGATCACGGAGTTGGCCCAGGGCCCGGGCAGAGACTTCATACAGCTGCACCGGCATGACAGCTATGCCCCACCCCGGCCTGCGACCTTGGCCCGGTG GTTTGTGAATGGGGCAGGTTACTTTGCTGCTGTGGCAGATGCCATCTTGCAAGCTCAAGAGGAGATTTTCATCACAGATTGGTG GTTGAGTCCTGAGATTTACCTGAAGCGTCCTGCCCATTCTGATGACTGGAGACTGGACATTATGCTCAAGAAGAAGGCG GAGGAGGGTGTCCGTGTGTCCGTCCTGCTGTTTAAGGAAGTGGAACTGGCCTTGGGCATTAACAGTGGCTATAGCAAGAGGGCTCTGATGCTGCTCCACCCTAACATAAAG GTAATGCGCCACCCGGACCAGGTGACACTGTGGGCCCATCATGAAAAGCTCCTGGTCGTGGACCAAGTAGTGGCCTTCTTGGGGGGGCTGGACCTCGCCTACGGCCGCTGGGATGACCTACACTACCGACTCACTGACCTCGGGGACCCCTCTGAACCTGCTGCCACACAG CCTCCCACCCTGGGCTTGGACTGTCCTGGCACCCCAGACCTCTCGCAAAACCGATTCTTCTGGCTGGGCAAAGACTACAGCAATCTTATCGTTAAAGACTGGGTGCAACTGGATCGGCCTTTTGAGG ATTTCATTGACAGGGAGACTACCCCCCGGATGCCATGGCGGGACGTTGGGGTGGCTGTCCATGGTCTGCCTGCCCGGGACCTGGCCCGGCACTTCATCCAGCGCTGGAACTTCACCAAg GTCTTGCGGTCAGTGGACCGCTGGTCAGCGGGGACTTTGGAGAGTTCTATCCTCAATGCCTACCTACACACCATCAGGGAGAGCCAGCACTTTCTGTACATCGAG AATCAGTTCTTCATCAGCTGCTCCGATGGGCGGACAGTTCTGAACAAAGTGGGCGATGAGATTGTGGACAGAATCCTGAAGGCCCACAA ACTGGGGCAGTGCTTTCGTGTCTACGTGCTTCTGCCGCTGCTGCCGGGGTTTGAAGGTGACATCACTACAGGTGGTGGGAACTCCATCCAGGCCATTCTGCACTTCACTTACAG GACCCTATGCCGTGGGGAATATTCGATCCTCCATCGCCTCAAAGCAGCCA TGGGGACAGCGTGGCGGGACTACATGTCCATCTGTGGGCTTCGCACACATGGAGAGCTGGGCGGGCACCCAGTCTCGGAGCTTATCTACATCCACAGCAAGATGCTCATCGCGGATGACCGGACCGTCATCATTG GCTCTGCCAACATCAATGATCGGAGCTTGCTGGGGAAGCGGGACAGTGAACTGGCCGTGCTGATCGAGGACACGGAGATGGAGCCTTCTCTCATGGACGGTGCAGAATATCAGGCCGGCAGGTTTGCCTTGAGCTTGCGGAAGCATTGCTTCAG TGTGATTCTGGGGGCAGATGCCCGGCCAGACCTGGATCTACGAGACCCTGTGTGTGATGACTTCTTCCAGCTGTGGCAAGACACAGCTGAGAGCAATGCCAACATCTATGAGCag ATCTTCCGCTGCCTGCCATCCAATGCCACCCGCTCCCTGAGGGCACTCCGCGAGTATGTGGCCGTGGAGTCCCTGGCCACGGTCAGCCCACCTCTGGCCACGTCAGAGCTCACCCAGGTCCAGGGCCACCTGGTGCACTTTCCCCTCAAGTTCCTGGAGGATGAGTCTTTGCTGCCCCCACTGGGGAGCAAGGAAGGTGTGATGCCCCTGGAAGTGTGGACATAG
- the PLD2 gene encoding phospholipase D2 isoform X3, with protein sequence MAATPDSLFPSGGDLDSSQLQMEPDEVDTLREGEDPADRMHPFLAIYDLQPLKMHPLVFAPGVPVTAQVVGTERYTSGSKVGTCTLYSVRLTHGAFTWTTKKKFRHFQELHRDLLRHKVLMTLLPLARFGVAHPPAREAAADREIPSLPRVGPEGSTRHASSKQKYLENYLNRLLTMSFYRNYHAMTEFLEVSRLSFIPDLGSKGLEGVIRKRSGGHRVPGLTCCGRDQVCYRWSKRWLVVKDSFLLYMCLETGSISFVQLFDPGFEVQVGKRSTEARYGVRIDTSHRSLILKCGSYRQARWWGQEITELAQGPGRDFIQLHRHDSYAPPRPATLARWFVNGAGYFAAVADAILQAQEEIFITDWWLSPEIYLKRPAHSDDWRLDIMLKKKAEEGVRVSVLLFKEVELALGINSGYSKRALMLLHPNIKVMRHPDQVTLWAHHEKLLVVDQVVAFLGGLDLAYGRWDDLHYRLTDLGDPSEPAATQPPTLGLDCPGTPDLSQNRFFWLGKDYSNLIVKDWVQLDRPFEDFIDRETTPRMPWRDVGVAVHGLPARDLARHFIQRWNFTKTTKAKYKIPMYPYLLPKSTSTADQLPFTLPGGQCATVQVLRSVDRWSAGTLESSILNAYLHTIRESQHFLYIENQFFISCSDGRTVLNKVGDEIVDRILKAHKLGQCFRVYVLLPLLPGFEGDITTGGGNSIQAILHFTYRTLCRGEYSILHRLKAAMGTAWRDYMSICGLRTHGELGGHPVSELIYIHSKMLIADDRTVIIGSANINDRSLLGKRDSELAVLIEDTEMEPSLMDGAEYQAGRFALSLRKHCFSVFISNHLGGHHRTFLASRLSKGLPLTLWGPFPVV encoded by the exons ATGGCAGCCACCCCCGACAGCCTCTTCCCCTCCGGGGGCGACCTGGACTCCAGCCAGTTGCAAATGGAGCCGGATGAAGTGGACACGCTGCGAGAGGGCGAGGACCCCG CTGACCGGATGCACCCTTTTCTGGCCATCTATGACCTGCAGCCTCTGAAAATGCACCCGCTGGTGTTCGCCCCTGGGGTCCCCGTCACGGCCCAGGTGGTCGGCACTGAAAGATACACCAGCGGATCCAAG GTGGGAACCTGCACTCTGTATTCTGTCCGCCTGACTCATGGAGCCTTTACCTGGACCACCAAAAAGAAGTTCCGTCATTTCCAGGAGCTGCATCGGGACCTTCTGAGACACAAAGTCTTGATGACGCTGCTCCCTCTGGCGCG CTTTGGCGTGGCCCATCCTCCTGCCCGGGAGGCAGCAGCCGACCGAGAGATACCCTCTCTGCCACGAGTAGGTCCTGAGGGCTCCACCAGACATGCGTCCAGCAAACAG AAATACCTGGAGAATTATCTCAACCGCCTCCTGACCATGTCTTTCTACCGCAACTACCATGCCATG ACAGAATTCCTAGAAGTCAGTCGGCTGTCCTTTATCCCAGACCTTGGCTCCAAGGGACT GGAGGGAGTGATCCGGAAGCGCTCAGGTGGCCACCGAGTTCCTGGCCTCACGTGCTGTGGCCGAGACCAAGTTTGTTATCGCTGGTCCAAGAG GTGGCTGGTGGTGAAGGACTCCTTTCTGCTGTATATGTGCCTCGAGACGGGCAGCATCTCCTTTGTTCAGCTCTTCGACCCCGGCtttgaggtccaggtggggaaaaggAGCACAGAGGCGCGCTACGGGGTCAGAATTGACACCTCCCACAG gtctctGATTCTCAAGTGCGGCAGCTACCGGCAGGCCCGGTGGTGGGGCCAGGAGATCACGGAGTTGGCCCAGGGCCCGGGCAGAGACTTCATACAGCTGCACCGGCATGACAGCTATGCCCCACCCCGGCCTGCGACCTTGGCCCGGTG GTTTGTGAATGGGGCAGGTTACTTTGCTGCTGTGGCAGATGCCATCTTGCAAGCTCAAGAGGAGATTTTCATCACAGATTGGTG GTTGAGTCCTGAGATTTACCTGAAGCGTCCTGCCCATTCTGATGACTGGAGACTGGACATTATGCTCAAGAAGAAGGCG GAGGAGGGTGTCCGTGTGTCCGTCCTGCTGTTTAAGGAAGTGGAACTGGCCTTGGGCATTAACAGTGGCTATAGCAAGAGGGCTCTGATGCTGCTCCACCCTAACATAAAG GTAATGCGCCACCCGGACCAGGTGACACTGTGGGCCCATCATGAAAAGCTCCTGGTCGTGGACCAAGTAGTGGCCTTCTTGGGGGGGCTGGACCTCGCCTACGGCCGCTGGGATGACCTACACTACCGACTCACTGACCTCGGGGACCCCTCTGAACCTGCTGCCACACAG CCTCCCACCCTGGGCTTGGACTGTCCTGGCACCCCAGACCTCTCGCAAAACCGATTCTTCTGGCTGGGCAAAGACTACAGCAATCTTATCGTTAAAGACTGGGTGCAACTGGATCGGCCTTTTGAGG ATTTCATTGACAGGGAGACTACCCCCCGGATGCCATGGCGGGACGTTGGGGTGGCTGTCCATGGTCTGCCTGCCCGGGACCTGGCCCGGCACTTCATCCAGCGCTGGAACTTCACCAAg ACTACCAAGGCCAAGTACAAGATACCCATGTATCCCTACCTGCTGCCCAAATCCACCAGCACTGCAGACCAGCTCCCCTTCACGCTCCCAGGGGGGCAGTGCGCCACCGTGCAG GTCTTGCGGTCAGTGGACCGCTGGTCAGCGGGGACTTTGGAGAGTTCTATCCTCAATGCCTACCTACACACCATCAGGGAGAGCCAGCACTTTCTGTACATCGAG AATCAGTTCTTCATCAGCTGCTCCGATGGGCGGACAGTTCTGAACAAAGTGGGCGATGAGATTGTGGACAGAATCCTGAAGGCCCACAA ACTGGGGCAGTGCTTTCGTGTCTACGTGCTTCTGCCGCTGCTGCCGGGGTTTGAAGGTGACATCACTACAGGTGGTGGGAACTCCATCCAGGCCATTCTGCACTTCACTTACAG GACCCTATGCCGTGGGGAATATTCGATCCTCCATCGCCTCAAAGCAGCCA TGGGGACAGCGTGGCGGGACTACATGTCCATCTGTGGGCTTCGCACACATGGAGAGCTGGGCGGGCACCCAGTCTCGGAGCTTATCTACATCCACAGCAAGATGCTCATCGCGGATGACCGGACCGTCATCATTG GCTCTGCCAACATCAATGATCGGAGCTTGCTGGGGAAGCGGGACAGTGAACTGGCCGTGCTGATCGAGGACACGGAGATGGAGCCTTCTCTCATGGACGGTGCAGAATATCAGGCCGGCAGGTTTGCCTTGAGCTTGCGGAAGCATTGCTTCAG TGTGTTTATTTCGAATCACCTGGGCGGGCACCACAGAACTTTTCTAGCATCCAGGCTCTCCAAGGGTCTTCCTTTGACCTTGTGGGGACCCTTTCCCGTAGTGTGA
- the C5H17orf114 gene encoding uncharacterized protein C17orf114 homolog, with translation MGLKWAWCFPWCGCRRQQGTQRGAGLDPAVPPDPNPSPAPAPTVAEGGTPSLGSGAYFTRKARLSFRHQLHDLASANDSTI, from the exons ATGGGTCTCAAGTGGGCATGGTGCTTCCCATGGTGTGGGTGCCGGAGACAGCAGGGGACTCAAAGAGGAGCAG GCCTGGATCCCGCTGTCCCTCCAGACCCAAATCCCAGCCCGGCTCCTGCCCCCACTGTGGCCGAGGGAGGGACTCCATCTTTAGGGTCTGGCGCCTACTTCACCAGGAAAGCCCGACTCTCCTTCCGCCACCAGCTGCATGACCTAGCATCTGCCAACGACTCTACCATCTGA
- the PSMB6 gene encoding proteasome subunit beta type-6 — MAATLLTARGAESAPAWGAEAITPDWESREVSTGTTIMAVQFEGGVVLGADSRTTTGSYIANRVTDKLTPIHDRIFCCRSGSAADTQAVADAVTYQLGFHSIELNEPPLVHTAASLFKEMCYRYREDLMAGIIIAGWDPQEGGQVYSVPMGGMMVRQSFAIGGSGSSYIYGYVDATYREGMTKEECLQFTANALALAMERDGSSGGVIRLAAIAESGVERQVLLGDQIPKFTIATLPPP; from the exons ATGGCGGCCACCTTGCTAACCGCTCGAGGAGCGGAGTCCGCGCCGGCCTGGGGTGCCGAGGCCATCACCCCGGACTGGGAGAGCCGGGAAGTCTCCACAGGG aCCACCATCATGGCCGTGCAATTTGAAGGGGGCGTGGTTCTGGGAGCCGACTCCAGAACAACCACTGG GTCCTACATTGCCAATCGAGTGACAGACAAGCTGACCCCTATTCATGACCGGATTTTCTGCTGCCGCTCAGGCTCAGCAGCTGACACCCAGGCCGTAGCCGATGCGGTCACTTATCAGCTTGGTTTCCACAG CATTGAGCTAAATGAGCCTCCACTGGTACACACAGCAGCCAGCCTCTTTAAGGAGATGTGTTACCGATACCGGGAGGACCTGATGGCAGGAATCATCATTGCGGGCTGGGACCCCCAAGAGGGAGGGCAG GTGTACTCGGTGCCCATGGGGGGTATGATGGTAAGGCAGTCCTTTGCCATTGGGGGCTCTGGGAGCTCCTACATATATGGCTATGTCGATGCTACCTACCGGGAAGGCATGACCAAGGAGGAGTGTCTGCAGTTCACTGCCAATG CGCTCGCTTTGGCCATGGAACGGGACGGCTCCAGCGGAGGGGTGATCCGCCTGGCGGCCATTGCAGAATCAGGGGTAGAGCGGCAGGTACTTTTGGGAGACCAGATTCCCAAATTCACCATCGCCACTTTGCCACCTCCCTGA